One genomic window of Coffea eugenioides isolate CCC68of chromosome 1, Ceug_1.0, whole genome shotgun sequence includes the following:
- the LOC113766327 gene encoding disease resistance RPP13-like protein 4, translated as MGSILSCHILKLTFLSNFSTTIFVIVIIATKIQSFRTTMSRPHKIGAHQWECGVYKTAFSAVERQLMDRARTMSFSGMQFPFGEVVGEDQASSEEWLRLGVEEKIYASKAMSNFRKSFDCLESCQLKACSLCLSIFPENSIIKKRPLIYWWMGEGMVTKTNNRTSEEVGESVFKDLINEGFIIPICENSSPNINSCMVHPWVRRMLIVVATWKPSIGHHRALLLAGSSDSYSAMTEDTLTVFNVTEQYLGFKSDWLSKLKTVEVLQLGRWQSSVKHHMEVENENLVVDLKKKKKVEYDVSLNGLGTQTSLRYLSLRGVSRLTALPRSVLNLISLEILDLRACHSLEKLPSDVSALRNLTHLDVSECYLLESMPKGIEELSALQLSTEAALRSFSVPPNLKKLDLRCLPITTRPNWLEPVGLISLEKLYIRGGELSSLELQDEQKWKVKILLLKYLKNLKVDKPKLHEMFPELEYLE; from the exons ATGGGCTCCATCTTAAGCTGTCACATCCTgaagttgacattcctgtcgAATTTCTCGACGACAATCTTTGTTATTGTCATTATTGCCACAAAAATCCAAAGCTTTCGAACAACAATGAGTAGGCCCCACAAG ATTGGAGCACATCAGTGGGAGTGTGGTGTCTATAAAACAGCTTTTTCAGCAGTTGAAAGGCAGCTGATGGATAGAGCACGTACAATGTCGTTTTCTGGAATGCAATTCCCGTTTGGGGAGGTTGTTGGCGAGGATCAGGCATCATCTGAAGAGTGGTTGAGACTTGGTGTGGAGGAGAAAATATATGCAAGCAAAGCAATGTCAAATTTTCGAAAAAGTTTCGACTGTCTCGAGAGCTGTCAGCTAAAAGCATGCTCCTTGTGTCTTTCGATTTTCCCAGAGAACAGCATCATAAAGAAAAGACCCCTTATTTACTGGTGGATGGGAGAAGGCATGGTCACTAAAACTAACAACAGGACATCGGAGGAGGTTGGAGAATCTGTATTTAAAGATTTGATAAACGAAGGATTCATAATTCCAATTTGTGAGAACTCTTCTCCCAATATAAATAGTTGTATGGTGCATCCTTGGGTCCGTAGAATGTTGATCGTGGTTGCAACATGGAAGCCTAGCATTGGCCATCATCGTGCACTTTTATTGGCGGGAAGTAGTGATTCGTATAGTGCAATGACTGAGGATACTCTTACAGTTTTCAATGTAACTGAGCAATACCTTGGATTTAAATCTGACTGGCTCTCCAAATTGAAGACTGTTGAGGTTCTTCAATTAGGCCGCTGGCAAAGCTCTGTCAAACACCATATGGAAgtggaaaatgaaaatttggtAGTCGacttgaagaagaaaaagaaagtggaATATGACGTATCTTTGAATGGTTTGGGAACTCAGACATCCTTAAGATATCTAAGCCTCAGAGGTGTTTCCAGATTGACTGCCCTACCTCGTTCGGTGCTTAACCTGATAAGCCTTGAGATTCTTGATTTACGAGCATGTCATAGTCTGGAGAAACTGCCTTCCGATGTATCAGCACTTAGAAACCTTACTCACTTGGACGTATCAGAGTGTTACCTGCTCGAAAGCATGCCAAAGGGTATTGAAGAGCTCTCTGCTCTCCAA TTGAGTACAGAAGCTGCTCTGAGGTCCTTCTCAGTCCCACCAAATCTTAAGAAACTTGATCTCAGGTGTCTACCCATAACGACCAGGCCTAACTGGCTAGAGCCTGTTGGATTGATATCTTTGGAAAAACTATACATTAGGGGAGGTGAACTCAGCAGCTTAGAGCTCCAAGATGAACAAAAGtggaaagttaaaattttacttttgaagtatctgaagAACTTGAAAGTTGACAAGCCAAAATTACACGAAATGTTTCCTGAGCTGGAGTACTTGGAGTAA